The Anabrus simplex isolate iqAnaSimp1 chromosome 1, ASM4041472v1, whole genome shotgun sequence genome window below encodes:
- the LOC136865752 gene encoding alpha-crystallin A chain, producing the protein MSLIPHVLDEIYRPPSIFDQNFGLGLLNHDLLQPHSLMYYRPWRHRSARHSGVSNVHYNKDGFKVNLDVHQFKPEEVTVKTVGNSVVVEAKHEERPDEHGYISRQFQRRYSLPDDVDPDAVTSKLSSDGILLIEAPKKALLTPHGERVVPITHTNAPAVKQVLMPEKIAQTSQENVS; encoded by the exons ATGTCTCTCATTCCTCATGTGTTGGATGAAATATACAGGCCTCCATCCATCTTTGACCAAAACTTTGGTTTGGGATTATTAAATCATGATTTGCTACAACCCCACAGTCTAATGTATTACAGACCCTGGCGTCATCGTTCAGCTCGTCATAGTGGAGTTTCTAACGTCCACTACAACAAAGATGGATTTAAG GTAAACTTAGACGTGCATCAGTTCAAACCTGAAGAAGTAACTGTAAAGACTGTTGGGAACTCTGTTGTGGTTGAAGCCAAGCATGAGGAGAGACCTGATGAGCATGGATACATTTCTCGTCAATTTCAGCGACGTTACTCGCTTCCAGATGATGTTGATCCTGATGCAGTTACTTCAAAGTTGtcatctgatggaattttgttgATCGAAGCACCAAAAAAG GCTCTGCTAACACCGCACGGTGAGAGGGTTGTTCCTATCACCCATACAAATGCTCCTGCTGTAAAACAGGTACTGATGCCAGAAAAGATTGCACAGACCTCTCAGGAAAACGTATCTTAA